In one window of Mesoplodon densirostris isolate mMesDen1 chromosome 4, mMesDen1 primary haplotype, whole genome shotgun sequence DNA:
- the PAK6 gene encoding serine/threonine-protein kinase PAK 6 isoform X2, translating to MFRKKKKKRPEISAPQNFQHRVHTSFDPKEGKFVGLPPQWQNILDTLRRPKPVVDPSRITRVQLQPMKTVVRGSAVPTDGYISGLLNDIQKLSVISSNTLRGRSPTSRRRAQSLGLLGDEQWAADPDMYLQSPQSERRDPHGLYLSCNGAAPAGRRHVPWPEPQSPRVLPSGLATKAQSLGPTEFQGAPQRRLQSSPTGTSASTAAGRRGPKTAGHGSEEARPQSCLVGSAAGRPGGEGSPSPKTLESSLKRRLFRSMFLSAPAAAPPSSSKPGPPPQSKPNSSCRPLQKDRPPSLVAKAQSLPSDQPVGTFSPLATSDTSSPQKSLRTAPAAGPPPGRSSPAGSPRNRHAQISTSNLYLPQDPAVAKGALAGEETGVVTHEQFKAALRMVVDQGDPRLLLDSYMKIGEGSTGIVCLAREKHSGRQVAVKMMDLRKQQRRELLFNEVVIMRDYQHLNVVEMYKSYLVGEELWVLMEFLQGGALTDIISQVRLNEEQIATVCEAVLQALAYLHAQGVIHRDIKSDSILLTLDGRVKLSDFGFCAQISKDVPKRKSLVGTPYWMAPEVISRCLYATEVSPVLRDFLEQMLVRDPQERATAQELLDHPFLLQTGLPECLVPLIQLYRKQTSTC from the exons ATGTtccgcaagaaaaaaaagaaacgccCTGAGATCTCGGCCCCACAGAATTTCCAGCACCGCGTCCACACCTCCTTCGACCCCAAAGAAGGCAAGTTCGTGGGCCTCCCCCCACAATGGCAGAACATCCTGGACACACTGCGGCGACCCAAGCCCGTGGTGGACCCTTCACGCATCACCCGGGTGCAACTCCAGCCCATGAAG ACAGTGGTGCGGGGCAGCGCGGTGCCCACGGACGGCTACATCTCGGGGCTGCTCAACGATATCCAGAAGTTGTCAGTCATCAGCTCCAACACCCTGCGTGGCCGCAGCCCCACCAGCCGGCGGCGGGCACAGTCCCTGGGGCTGCTAGGGGATGAGCAGTGGGCCGCCGACCCGGACATGTACTTGCAGAGCCCCCAGTCTGAGCGCAGGGACCCCCACGGCCTCTACCTCAGCTGCAACGGGGCCGCACCAGCAGGGCGCAGGCACGTGCCATGGCCCGAGCCACAGAGCCCGCGGGTCTTGCCCAGTGGGCTGGCCACCAAGGCACAGTCCCTGGGCCCCACCGAGTTCCAGGGTGCCCCGCAGCGCCGCCTACAGAGCTCCCCAACCGGCACCTCAGCCTCCACGGCTGCGGGCAGGCGGGGGCCCAAGACTGCCGGGCATGGCTCTGAGGAGGCCCGGCCACAGTCCTGCCTGGTGGGCTCGGCTGCAGGCAGGCCGGGCGGGgagggcagccccagccctaagaCCCTGGAGAGCAGCCTGAAGCGCAGGTTGTTCCGAAGCATGTTCCTGTCTGCTCCTGCCGCCGCCCCTCCAAGCAGCAGCAAGCCAGGCCCTCCACCACAGAGCAAG CCCAACTCCTCTTGCAGACCACTGCAGAAAGACCGCCCCCCAAGCCTGGTGGCCAAGGCCCAGTCCTTGCCCTCAGACCAGCCCGTGGGGACCTTCAGCCCTCTGGCCACCTCGGATACCAGCAGCCCCCAGAAGTCCCTCCGCACAGCCCCAGCTGCCGGCCCTCCTCCAGGACGGTCTTCCCCGGCAGGCTCCCCCCGCAACCGGCACGCCCAGATCAGCACCAGCAACCTGTACCTGCCCCAGGACCCCGCAGTGGCCAAGGGTGCCCTGGCTGGTGAGGAAACGGGCGTTGTGACACATGAGCAGTTCAAGGCTGCACTCAGGATGGTGGTGGACCAGGGTGACCCCCGGCTActgctggacagctacatgaagaTCGGCGAGGGCTCCACGGGCATCGTCTGCCTGGCCCGGGAGAAGCACTCGGGCCGCCAGGTGGCCGTCAAGATGATGGACCTCAGGAAGCAGCAGCGCAGGGAGCTGCTCTTCAatgag gtGGTGATCATGCGGGACTACCAGCACCTCAACGTGGTGGAGATGTACAAGAGCTACCTGGTGGGCGAGGAGCTGTGGGTGCTTATGGAGTTCCTGCAGGGCGGGGCCCTCACGGACATCATCTCCCAAGTCAG GCTGAATGAGGAGCAGATCGCCACCGTGTGCGAGGCCGTGCTGCAGGCCCTGGCTTACCTGCACGCCCAGGGTGTCATCCACCGGGACATCAAGAGCGACTCCATCCTGCTGACCCTCGACGGCAGG GTGAAACTCTCGGACTTCGGATTCTGTGCACAGATCAGCAAAGATGTCCCTAAGAGGAAGTCCCTGGTGGGAACCCCCTACTGGATGGCTCCCGAAGTGATCTCCAGGTGTCTGTATGCGACTGAG GTCTCCCCAGTGCTGCGAGACTTCCTGGAACAGATGCTGGTGCGAGACCCCCAGGAGAGAGCCACGGCCCAGGAGCTCCTGGACCACCCCTTCCTGCTGCAGACGGGGCTGCCCGAGTGCCTGGTGCCCCTGATCCAGCTCTACCGCAAGCAGACCTCCACCTGCTGA
- the PAK6 gene encoding serine/threonine-protein kinase PAK 6 isoform X1, with product MFRKKKKKRPEISAPQNFQHRVHTSFDPKEGKFVGLPPQWQNILDTLRRPKPVVDPSRITRVQLQPMKTVVRGSAVPTDGYISGLLNDIQKLSVISSNTLRGRSPTSRRRAQSLGLLGDEQWAADPDMYLQSPQSERRDPHGLYLSCNGAAPAGRRHVPWPEPQSPRVLPSGLATKAQSLGPTEFQGAPQRRLQSSPTGTSASTAAGRRGPKTAGHGSEEARPQSCLVGSAAGRPGGEGSPSPKTLESSLKRRLFRSMFLSAPAAAPPSSSKPGPPPQSKPNSSCRPLQKDRPPSLVAKAQSLPSDQPVGTFSPLATSDTSSPQKSLRTAPAAGPPPGRSSPAGSPRNRHAQISTSNLYLPQDPAVAKGALAGEETGVVTHEQFKAALRMVVDQGDPRLLLDSYMKIGEGSTGIVCLAREKHSGRQVAVKMMDLRKQQRRELLFNEVVIMRDYQHLNVVEMYKSYLVGEELWVLMEFLQGGALTDIISQVRLNEEQIATVCEAVLQALAYLHAQGVIHRDIKSDSILLTLDGRVKLSDFGFCAQISKDVPKRKSLVGTPYWMAPEVISRCLYATEVDIWSLGIMVIEMVDGEPPYFSDSPVQAMKRLRDSPPPKLRNSHKVSPVLRDFLEQMLVRDPQERATAQELLDHPFLLQTGLPECLVPLIQLYRKQTSTC from the exons ATGTtccgcaagaaaaaaaagaaacgccCTGAGATCTCGGCCCCACAGAATTTCCAGCACCGCGTCCACACCTCCTTCGACCCCAAAGAAGGCAAGTTCGTGGGCCTCCCCCCACAATGGCAGAACATCCTGGACACACTGCGGCGACCCAAGCCCGTGGTGGACCCTTCACGCATCACCCGGGTGCAACTCCAGCCCATGAAG ACAGTGGTGCGGGGCAGCGCGGTGCCCACGGACGGCTACATCTCGGGGCTGCTCAACGATATCCAGAAGTTGTCAGTCATCAGCTCCAACACCCTGCGTGGCCGCAGCCCCACCAGCCGGCGGCGGGCACAGTCCCTGGGGCTGCTAGGGGATGAGCAGTGGGCCGCCGACCCGGACATGTACTTGCAGAGCCCCCAGTCTGAGCGCAGGGACCCCCACGGCCTCTACCTCAGCTGCAACGGGGCCGCACCAGCAGGGCGCAGGCACGTGCCATGGCCCGAGCCACAGAGCCCGCGGGTCTTGCCCAGTGGGCTGGCCACCAAGGCACAGTCCCTGGGCCCCACCGAGTTCCAGGGTGCCCCGCAGCGCCGCCTACAGAGCTCCCCAACCGGCACCTCAGCCTCCACGGCTGCGGGCAGGCGGGGGCCCAAGACTGCCGGGCATGGCTCTGAGGAGGCCCGGCCACAGTCCTGCCTGGTGGGCTCGGCTGCAGGCAGGCCGGGCGGGgagggcagccccagccctaagaCCCTGGAGAGCAGCCTGAAGCGCAGGTTGTTCCGAAGCATGTTCCTGTCTGCTCCTGCCGCCGCCCCTCCAAGCAGCAGCAAGCCAGGCCCTCCACCACAGAGCAAG CCCAACTCCTCTTGCAGACCACTGCAGAAAGACCGCCCCCCAAGCCTGGTGGCCAAGGCCCAGTCCTTGCCCTCAGACCAGCCCGTGGGGACCTTCAGCCCTCTGGCCACCTCGGATACCAGCAGCCCCCAGAAGTCCCTCCGCACAGCCCCAGCTGCCGGCCCTCCTCCAGGACGGTCTTCCCCGGCAGGCTCCCCCCGCAACCGGCACGCCCAGATCAGCACCAGCAACCTGTACCTGCCCCAGGACCCCGCAGTGGCCAAGGGTGCCCTGGCTGGTGAGGAAACGGGCGTTGTGACACATGAGCAGTTCAAGGCTGCACTCAGGATGGTGGTGGACCAGGGTGACCCCCGGCTActgctggacagctacatgaagaTCGGCGAGGGCTCCACGGGCATCGTCTGCCTGGCCCGGGAGAAGCACTCGGGCCGCCAGGTGGCCGTCAAGATGATGGACCTCAGGAAGCAGCAGCGCAGGGAGCTGCTCTTCAatgag gtGGTGATCATGCGGGACTACCAGCACCTCAACGTGGTGGAGATGTACAAGAGCTACCTGGTGGGCGAGGAGCTGTGGGTGCTTATGGAGTTCCTGCAGGGCGGGGCCCTCACGGACATCATCTCCCAAGTCAG GCTGAATGAGGAGCAGATCGCCACCGTGTGCGAGGCCGTGCTGCAGGCCCTGGCTTACCTGCACGCCCAGGGTGTCATCCACCGGGACATCAAGAGCGACTCCATCCTGCTGACCCTCGACGGCAGG GTGAAACTCTCGGACTTCGGATTCTGTGCACAGATCAGCAAAGATGTCCCTAAGAGGAAGTCCCTGGTGGGAACCCCCTACTGGATGGCTCCCGAAGTGATCTCCAGGTGTCTGTATGCGACTGAG GTGGATATCTGGTCTCTGGGCATCATGGTGATTGAGATGGTAGATGGAGAGCCACCCTACTTCAGTGACTCCCCAGTGCAAGCCATGAAGAGGCTCCGGGACAGCCCCCCACCCAAGCTGAGGAACTCTCACAAG GTCTCCCCAGTGCTGCGAGACTTCCTGGAACAGATGCTGGTGCGAGACCCCCAGGAGAGAGCCACGGCCCAGGAGCTCCTGGACCACCCCTTCCTGCTGCAGACGGGGCTGCCCGAGTGCCTGGTGCCCCTGATCCAGCTCTACCGCAAGCAGACCTCCACCTGCTGA
- the ANKRD63 gene encoding ankyrin repeat domain-containing protein 63, which translates to MLKPKDLCPRAGTRTFLEAMQAGKVHLARFVLDALDRSIIDCRAEQGRTPLMVAVGLPDPALRARFVRLLLEQGAAVNLRDERGRTALSLACERGHLDAVQLLVQFSGDPEAADSAGNSPVMWAAACGHGAVLEFLVRSFRRLGLRLDRTNRAGLTALQLAAARGHGTCVQALTGPWGRAAAAAAARGSNSDSPPGRPAPAPSPERRRPSPRRLPRPLLARFARAAGGHGHGGEAGSGVKGFGRHRAQGSERPELGRSMSLALGAVTEEEAARLRAGALMAQSHSPQSSGVGRWRSQEVLEGAPPTLVQAPVGLSPHPEGGPGSGRLGLRRRSTAPDIPSLVGEAPGPESGPELEPNALPHSVPGPQPWQAGTEAVVLHAQR; encoded by the coding sequence ATGCTCAAGCCCAAGGACCTGTGCCCCCGAGCGGGTACGCGTACCTTTCTGGAGGCCATGCAGGCGGGCAAAGTGCACCTGGCCCGCTTTGTGCTGGATGCGCTGGACCGCAGCATCATCGACTGCCGCGCGGAGCAGGGCCGCACACCGCTCATGGTGGCCGTGGGCTTGCCAGACCCCGCGCTGCGCGCGCGCTTTGTGCGACTACTGCTGGAGCAGGGTGCAGCAGTGAACCTGCGGGACGAGCGCGGCCGCACGGCGCTCAGCCTGGCGTGCGAGCGCGGCCACCTGGACGCCGTGCAACTGCTGGTGCAGTTCAGCGGCGACCCCGAGGCGGCCGACTCGGCGGGCAATAGCCCGGTGATGTGGGCGGCAGCGTGCGGCCACGGGGCGGTGCTCGAGTTCCTGGTGCGCTCTTTCCGCCGCCTCGGCCTGCGCCTCGACCGCACCAACCGGGCGGGCCTCACGGCGCTGCAACTGGCCGCCGCCCGCGGCCACGGGACCTGTGTGCAGGCCCTCACCGGGCCCTGGGGCcgcgcagccgccgccgccgcggcccggggCTCCAACTCCGACAGCCCCCCTGGCCGTCCGGCTCCCGCGCCCAGCCCGGAGCGCAGAAGACCCAGCCCCCGCCGCCTACCGCGGCCTCTCCTGGCGCGCTTTGCTCGAGCGGCCGGCGGCCATGGTCACGGCGGCGAGGCTGGCTCAGGGGTTAAGGGCTTCGGTCGGCACCGGGCTCAGGGCAGCGAGCGGCCGGAGCTGGGCCGGAGCATGAGCCTGGCGTTGGGTGCCGTGACCGAGGAGGAGGCGGCTCGACTGCGGGCGGGAGCCCTGATGGCACAATCACACTCGCCCCAGTCTTCAGGCGTTGGGCGGTGGCGTTCGCAGGAGGTGCTGGAGGGAGCGCCCCCAACCTTAGTGCAAGCCCCCGTCGGCCTGAGCCCCCACCCCGAGGGCGGCCCCGGCTCTGGCCGCTTGGGTTTGCGCCGACGCTCTACAGCTCCAGACATCCCCAGCCTGGTCGGGGAAGCACCTGGGCCCGAGAGCGGCCCAGAATTAGAGCCCAACGCTCTGCCCCATTCGGTGCCTGGGCCTCAGCCTTGGCAGGCGGGCACGGAGGCCGTGGTGCTGCACGCTCAGCGGTAA